Proteins found in one Aethina tumida isolate Nest 87 chromosome 1, icAetTumi1.1, whole genome shotgun sequence genomic segment:
- the LOC109598238 gene encoding uncharacterized protein LOC109598238 isoform X2 yields MSENGDEILHYKKRIIQMHENPINRDENSNLDGAEARGKRDDDEETGGGKNKRKESDSEDWESQRQDKSGEHQPKRRKNARNLAFSHEKLELYKLGESRNSTTLCKTKEGYRASQEKILRSTSQTGPEPRVTTQQLTDSILLSLGVDKTKDQESEETNNLTENLVRRLSRENSIDNSIQTTVIRKECSLINSAEITNKVEPIIAPINQTNTEKVLQETNSNTTIKPLSPETKSHLPPRKPSFGMEAILEDVRQTSFPLKHTATITHIPSNNLNEIEDRFIDHNERQGLKVTRVTYRPPSPKFFGQPEVNYPPSASQCSAMDLTLPVKEPVLNKTKKTERQDTRVVEEKIRKVQELESGTRIRVSKSLLNRPVPVTPVSTQYLPPNHRNVVSPKHQQPLLWCGQNEVAQRNRISPREAMIPPNSYVLPMQNYPPEPSRFSFHPDATGIGVPSWHGFPSPEISPSYLPQRDLFLNVRPESEPAVFYGRPEQTVKRQRGRPKGAVKKKKPEVQSVIMSPPQTPNGLRHPAFSPFHLPVQRPLEINNNTHPGTINQCLTSSNDSFCESDEKSSPNSHSRTVPSISAAHVNRMKTMFCGSKHLDATLERVNEQVFMFFSKHFNNACTDSFLKQLIAKCNSIFKSLILHLINMQSNSNNTSFVGTLNISTLKSDINTSLSNVKRNCELDINYLAKNFHIELLNVKKMDGLDLISHEPFITAVVDHLGNHIQTKFSHEVDFLSFKMFEIMVVKPPKNTPPHSPQSNTSPITVRSTDSLKNPSPICISERSNDGSELAETHKPTDSGYEGSVGKPLDEENSQITIIEDSQDTSHNSVASDKSGLKERMIEDISEDEVATTPLKPPETFPFLRSDSRLSVESISSSSDAGAASKPQKVVNVEKPYSKRIPKGKLCYIREQHYFIRYFDEAQIHLFIENLKKSDQSYNVKDIYKQCYKNGIRPEHVENVQNQMFKTGKEIIKVPPDCEFSDKDILAKPDEYVTEYNMVHKYVPEDFFWYYKFVTGYQIYRGNIPISFQTFLTMHNTNGLKVLFNNYINNLEQKYRETTTNNVSS; encoded by the exons ATGTCGGAGAACGGAGACGAAATCTTGCATTACAAAAAACGCATAATACAAATGCACGAGAACCCGATTAACAGGGACGAAAACTCAAATCTGGACGGTGCGGAGGCGAGAGGTAAAAGGGATGACGACGAAGAAACCGGCGGCGGAAAAAATAAGAGGAAAGAGAGCGATAGTGAAGATTGGGAATCTCAGAGACAGGACAAAAGCGGTGAGCATCAACCTAAGCGGCGAAAAAACGCTAGGAATCTTGCGTTCAGTCACGAGAAACTGGAACTGTACAAACTTGGGGAAAGTA gaaacTCGACTACCCTATGTAAAACTAAAGAGGGTTATCGTGCCTctcaagaaaaaattttaagatctaCAAGCCAGACTGGACCAGAACCTCGTGTAACTACTCAGCAACTTACTGATTCAATATTATTGTCTTTAGGCGTGGATAAAACGAAAGATCAGGAATCTGAAGAAACTAacaatttaactgaaaatCTCGTTAGAAGATTAAGCCGCGAAAATTCTATTGACAACAGTATACAAACTACTGTAATAAGAAAAGAGTGTTCACTTATAAACAGTGCGGAAATCACTAATAAAGTGGAACCAATAATAGCACCTATAAACCAAACAAATACTGAAAAAGTACTACAAGAAACCAACTCAAATACGACTATTAAACCACTTTCTCCGGAAACCAAAAGTCACTTGCCCCCAAGAAAACCGTCTTTCGGAATGGAGGCAATATTGGAAGACGTGCGACAGACGTCTTTCCCTCTCAAACATACCGCGACAATCACACACATTCCCAGCAACAATCTCAATGAGATAGAAGATAGATTCATCGATCATAACGAAAGACAAGGGTTGAAGGTGACGCGTGTGACGTACAGGCCTCCATCGCCAAAATTTTTCGGTCAACCTGAGGTCAATTATCCCCCCTCTGCCAGTCAGTGTTCCGCAATGGATTTGACGTTGCCTGTAAAAGAGccggtattaaataaaacaaagaaaaccGAAAGACAGGACACCAGGGTTGTGGAAGAAAAGATTCGCAAGGTGCAAGAGCTCGAAAGTGGAACACGCATAAGAGTTAGCAAATCGTTGTTGAATCGGCCGGTACCAGTTACCCCTGTTTCAACTCAATACCTACCGCCGAACCACAGAAACGTGGTATCACCAAAACACCAACAACCGCTGTTATGGTGTGGACAGAACGAGGTAGCGCAACGTAACAGAATATCCCCACGCGAAGCTATGATACCGCCTAACTCTTACGTGCTACCTATGCAAAATTATCCTCCGGAGCCGTCCAGATTTAGCTTTCACCCGGACGCGACGGGCATAGGCGTTCCGTCGTGGCACGGCTTCCCATCGCCAGAGATCTCACCCAGTTACCTCCCCCAAAGAGATCTATTCCTGAACGTGCGTCCCGAAAGCGAACCGGCCGTGTTCTATGGCCGGCCTGAGCAGACGGTCAAACGACAGCGAGGCCGACCGAAGGGGGCGGTCAAGAAAAAAAAGCCGGAGGTCCAGTCGGTGATCATGAGTCCGCCGCAAACGCCGAACGGCCTTAGACATCCGGCGTTTTCGCCATTCCATTTGCCCGTACAACGTCCGCTcgaaatcaacaacaacaccCACCCAGGTACAATTAATCAATGTTTAACCAGTTCGAATGATTCGTTTTGCGAAAGCGACGAGAAATCTAGCCCGAATTCACATTCTAGGACTGTACCATCGATATCTGCCGCTCATGTTAATCGAATGAAGACCATGTTCTGCGGCTCGAAACACTTGGACGCGACCCTCGAACGCGTCAACGAACAAGTGTTCATGTTCTTTTCGAAGCACTTCAACAACGCTTGCACCGATTCGTTTTTGAAGCAGTTAATTGCCAAGTGCAACTCGATTTTTAAATCCTTGATATTACATCTCATCAACATGCAGTCGAACTCAAACAACACCTCCTTCGTCGGTACTTTAAACATTTCCACCCTCAAGTCGGATATTAACACTAGCTTGTCGAATGTCAAACGCAACTGCGAACTAGATATTAACTACTTAGCTAAAAACTTTCACATAGAACTATTGAACGTTAAAAAAATGGATGGACTGGATCTTATATCGCACGAACCGTTCATAACAGCGGTGGTGGATCATTTAGGTAATCACATACAGACTAAATTCTCACATGAAGTCGACTTCctatcatttaaaatgttcgaAATTATGGTGGTGAAGCCGCCGAAAAACACTCCACCACATTCACCACAAAGCAACACCTCACCAATTACAGTTCGAAGCACGGATAGCTTGAAAAACCCATCCCCCATTTGTATTTCCGAAAGGAGCAATGACGGCAGCGAACTTGCCGAGACTCACAAACCTACCGACAGTGGTTACGAAG GAAGTGTTGGTAAGCCCCTAGACGAAGAAAATAGTCAGATCACCATAATCGAAGATTCACAAGACACCTCGCACAATTCAGTCGCGTCAGATAAGTCAGGGCTCAAAGAAAGAATGATAGAGGATATATCTGAGGATGAAGTGGCAACAACACCACTGAAACCTCCAGAAACGTTCCCGTTCCTGCGTTCAGACTCAAGACTATCAGTGGAGTCCATAAGCAGCAGTAGCGACGCGGGGGCGGCGAGCAAACCGCAGAAGGTGGTGAATGTGGAAAAGCCTTACAGTAAACGGATACCAAAAGGTAAGCTTTGCTACATCCGCGAACAACACTATTTCATCCGATACTTCGACGAGGCACAGATCCATTTGTTCATcgagaatttgaaaaaatccGATCAGAGTTACAATGTGAAGGATATTTACAAGCAGTGTTACAAAAACGGAATCAGGCCTGAACATGTTGAGAACGTGCAGaatcaaatgtttaaaacgGGGAAAGAAATCATTAAGGTACCGCCCGACTGTGAGTTCAGTGACAAGGACATTCTGGCCAAACCAGACGAGTATGTGACTGAATACAATATGGTGCACAAGTACGTGCCCGAAGATTTTTTTTGGTATTATAAATTCGTGACTGGATATCAGATTTATAGGGGCAACATTCCAATTTCATTTCAGACTTTTCTGACCATGCACAACACCAACGGTTTAAAGGTGTTGttcaacaattatataaacaatctcGAACAGAAATATAGAGAAACGACGACGAATAATGTTAGTTCTTGA